CTGACTGGCTCACCTGTGTCAGACACCATGATGAGCGGGCTTCCATACTTCCTGTGCTCATTCACATGCTTGAAAATACCACACAGTGACTCGTTGCACCAGCTCAGCAGGTAAAGCCATACTGACAAAGTCACACTGCAGAGACAAGACGTGTCATGAAAATGAtgttgacaactataagtaagccatttgttggagATTTGTATGGATCTATACGATAGACAAGCAAGcaagcacatacagtatgtaagatTTATTTTAAGCACAAATCATGTTAGGTATGTTAATGCATCTTaaatctaaaaacaaacaaacaaaacaacaacaacaactaaatgatgttttctaaataaaattgcatgcctgtgcaaaactcgtcGCCATAATGTTGGAGCTGGCCTGACAACTTTCCCATTATTTGATAATCCATTGATAAGATGCTTCAAGTGATTTCTAaagagttgctagggtgttgctaataTGTTCTTCTGAtgagttgctagggcattgctagccTGTTCTGGTGGTTGCTATAGTGTTGTCAGTTAGTTGTCATGGTTTTCTGAATGGTtgctgctagggtgttgcttactgccttaagtcaaaagagcccagccctaagtctctgtgatattctttTGAAGGGTGTTGGAGAGTTTTCAGATGGTTGTtatggtgttgctaggtggttactatagtgttctaggtggttgctaacgTGTTGCTTACTGCCTGGTGAAAAGAGCCCAGCCCTAAGTTCCTATGAAATTCTGGTGAAGGGTGTTGTAGAGTTTTcagatggttgttagggtgttgctaggtagttgctagggtatttggggtggttgctatgttgttgcttaCTGCcttaagtcaaaagagcccagccccaagtctctgtgatattctggtaaAGAGCATTGGAGAGTTTTCATGTTGTTGCTGTAGGGTTGCTAGGTGGATGCTAAAGTGTTctcagtggttgctagggtgttgtaagGCAGTTGTCGTGGTTTTCTGAATGGTTGCTGCTAGGTTGTTGCTTACAGCcttaagtcaaaagagcccagcaCAAAGTTTCTATGAAATTCTGGTTAAGGGCGTTGGAGAGTTTTcagatggttgctaaggtgttggtAAGTGGctgctaaagtgttctgggtggttgctagagagtTGCTTACTGCCTTTTGAAAAGAGCCCAGCCATAAGTCTCAATGATATTCTGGTAAAGGGTGCTGGAACGTTTTcagatggttgttagggtgttactagatagttgctagggtattttgggtggttgctagggtgttgcttactgccttaaagtaatgttccaggttcaatacaagttaagctcaatcaatagaaTTTGTACCATTATACTGATTATcaccaaaattatttttgactagtccctccttttctttataaaaaagcacaaatctgggtaacggtaaggcacttacaatggaggtgaatggggccaatttttggagggtttaaaggcaggaaTGTGAAGAAATTCATAGACATTTTTGTGAAGTGCATTGGAGAGTTTACagatggttgctatggtgttgcaaggtggttgctatAGTGTTGCTTACTGTcataagtcaaaagagcccagccctaagtctctatgatattctggttaaGGTCATTGGAGAGCTTTCAGATGGTTGCAAAGGtgatgctaaggtgttttgagttgctAGGGTTTGCTAgcctgttctgggtggttgctaggatgttgtaaGGCAGTTGTCGTGGTTTTATGactggatgctagggtgttgcttacTGTCTTAAGTTAAAAAAGCCCAGCCaaaagtctctgtgatattctggtgaGGGGTATTGGATAGTTTTCAGATgattactagggtgttgctaggtaggTGCTAGGGTATTtggggtgattgctagggtgttgtataCTGCCTTGTGAAAAGAGCCTACCCTCAAGTCTCTATAAAATTCTGGTCTCTAGACATGAGACActaagggcattttcagacctgtagctcatTTCATTTGTTCCAAAACAGtggctaaaatagttacaatgttgcattttcttcttggatCGGTTCGCTTTGACAAGGCAACATatcaaaatggaccaaaactgtgttaataaagtcacatgtgagcaagctttcccctcattggtcagaatgtttgtgcgcTGTTCCAGGATTTAGCTCATACATTAATATACTGGTTAAAATGATATACCTGTGATAATTTGTCAACAGATACAACTTTTCAACTACTGTTTATGTCACGGTTATGCAGCACGTGGCCGCATGATACAAAATGCTCGTTCCAGTCCGAGATTTCACAGCAAATAAACATTATTgtaaaatttaaatcattttatccattatttgttgtttttgcattGAAAACTGCCAGCTCTCTCTTAGAcacgagcacacacacacacaaacaccgcTCCAGGGTTCGTTTGCAATCAGTCCGAGACAACCTCGTACAGGAGGTGTCAGACTGATTTTGGTGTGGATCCGAGGGCATTTgccatgttcatatatgcctaatatatgtataaaatgtcTCTTTATTTCAGAGTCCGACCTTGGCTGTTTGATGGCAAGGGTGCGTCTTCTCTCCAGATCTCTGTTCTTGAAGGAGGAGAATGTGTGTATGACACCGTATTTCTCACCAGTACTCGCAAATGGAAAAGTCAAGAGATCCACAGTATCTGGAACAGCACGAATGATTGAATACATAATGTTACAGAGTTAAGAAGCAGAATCCACCATTGCTACACCTGGTAAATCATGACACTCCAGAAACTGACAGCTTCAAAcaaactacttaaaaaaatgtttttaacaaaATGTTGCCTTTTATCGGATTCAGATGAAACATCTAGTACATTTTGGTTTCTCTGAAGTCATCAGAgattttgttctcaaaatcaatcaaagtatttaaaggaatagttaactcaaaaataTACTGTTATATTCTGTTAACATTATAATGTTGGTataatggcataatgttgattacagttCCCCTTTTacaggttacagcgaggcacatacaatggaagtgaatgtggacaatttttggagggtttaaagggagaaatgtgaagcttaaaaattttataaaagcacttatattaatattaattcttctgtaaaaacgtgtttttttttttagctgtaaagttgcttaaatcattgCTTTTAGGATCGTTTTATGGTTTGTgacgttacgtcgtcatggcacaaagttgtaaaattggctataactttacacagaaaatgttagtaagcactttttatcacactaaaatcatattaacacacatattgtttatgtcttgtggttgtacttttaaaacagtgagtattttaacgtctaCAGATTGAcccgcattcacttccattgtaagtgcctcacaagtCGAAAtgattgaacacagaatattcctttaaaatatgtcAACCAATTCTGATTAGTCAGTTAGGTGCTCACCTGACTCATGTAGACATTTTTTGACCGTATCTTTAGTCAGCTGCCACATCAACCAAGATCCCCATGACACCGATCTCGTCCATGGACGTGCTGGGCGTTCAGAGGGTGGTAGTGTCCTCAAATATTTTGAAGTTTTCACAAGAGATTGGTTAAATCCTCCAACTCGTTTACCACCAATTTCCTCTTCATCCAGGTGAAGTATCCAGGCCCTGAGCACCACATCATGTGCCTCCACCGGCCTCCTGAAGAAAAAGTCCCTCCGGTAAACAACAGCTGGAGGAAAAACCAGAAGAACCTTCCTGGATCTGGGTTTTCCAAAATGCTCGTGTTTAGTCCATGTCTTTCTGAATACAATCACCCCAGTTCTTGTTGGGGTGGAAAGAACTATTTCAACCCCTATTCTACAGGCCATAGAGCAGTTATATTGCACCTGTACACTACATCTCTCCATCACCATGTCTGGAGCATGTCCAAACTGCACAAAGTCTCCAAAAAGTGTCCTAACAGTGGCAAGAAACTCCGAACAATGGACCTGCAAAGAGACATATTGATTCACTCTTCAGATCTCCAATATGAAAGAGCATATCATTGAACACATTGCCCTTTTGTGACAATGTGCAATTGCAAGATGTGACTATGGAACCTGCCATTTAACAGCCTATTATACACTTATTTAAGTTATACAACAATAAGTTTTGGTTAAGACAGCATTTAACTAGTTGTTTTAAACccacatacaaaaccactgctaagaAATTACATTTGTGTAATTGAATTTTTGACTCAAAACTCTATACTGAGATAGCAAGTGGTGTGTCCCCTAAACCAGTGATTCTCAACCTGACgctcgggacccactagggggcctcaagatctcttacaattatttaaaatttgatagattattataattttaatataattattataattcaacttgCTGAAAATGCTAAAcaatgtaataactcccttcaacagcttgctttttatgaagaatatacagtcctagacatttctggaatcgcaagttttaaggaaatatcttataatagatcaatcttataatataaatatctaacaGCCTACATGGAGGACCTTCGAATATTTTCTCCAACAGtgggggggccttggagtcaaaaaggtttaGAACCACTGCCCTAAACAGTGAATGATTAccacattgatttaaaaaaacaccTTTAGATAACAACTGCGGAACAATAATATACCCGGAAATGATTTATGATATTAATGCGAAAGCTGCTTGAAGATGTAATTGGATCTAAATCCACTGTGAAACAAGCATGAAAGTGAAAACGCACGCTTACCGGTGAGAGTATGAGCGCGCAGATGATTAAACTCCACACAGTTCTCATCTTTACATGTGATCAAATGAACAAAGCGATGCGATTCacgattcattcattcattcaaaacaaacaCCATTACATTGAAACTTGGAATGACCTGTCTGGTGTTACAGCATATTTTTACTCGAGTACAGCGCTTCCGTGTGTGAGAAtgacatatgtgtgtgtttgtgtcaaagTACAGTGCCACAcatacgcacgcacgcacgcacgcacgcacgcacgcacgcacacacacacacacacacacacacacacacacacacacacacacacagagacgccTCTGCTGACGATTTTCTTGATTCAGTCATAGTTTTCATTcaattattttgcaattaaatatattataatgtagTTAATTTGTTTATAATGCTCTTCATTCAGTTATAATGTAGTTCATTGAGTTATAAAGCTCTTCATTCAGTTATAATGCAGTTGGTTGAATTATAAAGCTCTTCGTTCAGTTATAATGCAGTTGATTGTGTTATAATGCTCTTCGTTCAGTTATAATGCAGTTGATTGTGTTATAATGCTCTTCGTTCAGTTATAATGCAGTTGATTCAGTTATAAAGCTCTTCGTTCAGTTATAATGCAGTTGATTGTGTTATAATGCTCTTCGTTCAGTTATAATGCAGTTGATTCAGTTATAAAGCTCTTCGTTCAGTTATAATGCAGTTGATTGAGTTATAAAGCTCTTCGTTCAGTTATAATGCAGTTGATTGTGTTATAATGCTCTTCATTCAGTTATAATGCAGTTCATTGAGTTATAAAGCTCTTCATTCAGTTATAATGCAGTTGGTTGAATTATAAAGCTCTTCGTTCAGTTATAATGCAGTTGATTGTGTTATAATGCTCTTCGTTCAGTTATAATGCAGTTGATTGAGTTATAATGCTCTTCGTTCAGTTATAATGCAGTTGGTTGAATTATAAAGCTCTTCGTTCAGTTATAATGCAGTTGATTGTGTTATAATGCTCTTCGTTCAGTTATAATGCAGTTGATTGAGTTATAATGCTCTTCGTTCAGTTATAATGCAGTTGATTCAGTTATAAAGCTCTTCGTTCAGTTATAATGCAGTTGATTGTGTTATAATGCTCTTCGTTCAGTTATAATGCAGTTGATTCGGTTATAAAGCTCTTCATTCAGTTATAATGCAGTTAATTCAGTTATAAAGCTCTTCATTCAGTTATAATGCAGTTGATTGAATTATAATGCTCTTCATTCAGTTATAATGCTTGTCATTCAATTATAATGCAGTTGATTTGGTTATAATACAGGTCTCATTTGGTTATAATGCAgttgttttttattataaagtTTATATGGTTATAATGCAGTTCATTGGGCTGTAATGCAGTTGATTCAGTTATAAAGCAGATCTTTGGTTATGATTATGATGGATTTGATGGATTTATTTGCTTATCCTATTGCAGTTGATTCAGTTATAATCCAGTTGATTAGGATATAACACTCTTGATTCAGGTATAATCTAGTTCATTTGGTTATAATGCAGTTCTCATTTGATTATAGTGCAGTTGATTTAATTATAAATGCAGTTCATTCGGTTATAAAGCTATGGATTTTGTTGTGATTCAGTAATAATGCATTTTGCATTTGGGTGTATTTATAATAAACAATGCAGTTAATTTGATGATATGTGTGAATTTATAATAACGAAGCTAATTTAATAATGCAGTTAATTGGATTATAATGCTGTTGATTCAATTAAAATGCAGTCAAATTAATTGCAGTGAATTATATAATAATGGAGGTGTTCTAGTTTGTTGTGTCGCTATCTAACAAATGGTACTATAGCacttacagtaatatatatatatagaaatgtgCCATGGTAATAGCCTGCTATTTTTGACCATTGTACCAatgcagtaccatggtattctttgaaataccttggagtaccatgttaataccatggtacatgaatatagCAATCATTCAGCACCAGGGAGTGTAGATGGTGTAACCACAACACTTAAAaacacaacagcactgcatttttgTGTTGTTGAAAATGCAATTTCACGGCTTGCATCATCAGGCTTGGGTTAAAAGGCTTACTTTGGCATTTTCATGCGTCTTTGGTTGAGTGAATCACAGACTAGAATGATACAATATATAAGGGGCTCCTGTCTTCAGAAAACACTCACACAACTTTACTGAGCAAATTATACTAAAGGCACATGTGTAGGATTGAAATTTGGAAACGGACAACAAGTGGACTGAGAACTGGACATTGTATCCTTCACCTTTGCTTCTTGTGCCtttcaacagaaaaaaagagtACATGGATATGAAAAGAGCACACACAGAAAAGAAGAGACACTTTGCTCCGAATCTTTGAATGACTACTTTTGTTTGCATCTATTCGGACATAAACATCAACTTCATGCTGTTTAATCAGCAAACATGGATTGAAAATGACGTATGCGgatattacaatataaatcagcaggaacaacataaaaaaataacaaaaagaccTTTACAGTAACATGCCTGAAAGTCTTCAGAGGTCATATAAAAAACGTTTTTGCAGCTCATGTCATATAATGTAATAATTGACAGAGTTATAATTTATTGCATATCTACACAATAATAATTTATGGCTTTACAAGATGTATGCGGCTTGCACAACCCCCCTATGTTCCCTCAATGGAGTGCTCCACTCTCACAATCCTTCATGCCGGAACATTCCACTCATCTGCTGGGAGGGGGAGATACTTTTTGTACATGGTTGCTTGGGAGGGGCAGTTTAAGCCCTTTGGAGTTTCACATACCAGTAGCGGCATACCTTACAGAAAGTCCGATAAAATTTGGTCAAACCAGCCTCACTTCTTCATCAATAAACCTGTTTACTGTTGAAGATCTAAACCCCTCATTACCAGTGATCTCTCTTCCTACACCCACACCCTACTCCATCTCTCCATCCGTCCCTTTGCCATTTACTCTCTCTCATGGTACCACAACTCTGGGCTTTGTGTTCCAGGGAGGCGTGATAGCCGCAGCCGATACACGTTCCAGCTGCTCGGGTCTGGTGGCGTGTCCTGCATCTCCAAAGGTCTTACCAATTCACTCTCACCTGGTGGGCACCACCTCCGGGACCTCGGCCGACTGTGCCCTCTGGAAGCGCATCCTGGCACGAGAGCTCAGGCTCTACCAGCTTCGACATCACCGTAGGCTGTCAACAGGAGGTGCTGCCAAACTTCTGTCCCACATGCTGCACCCATTTAAAGGCACAGAGCTGTGCGTTGCAGCCACTCTGTGTGGATGGGATGGGGATGAGGAAACCGCAGTTGGTGCGTCTCAACCATTCACAACTTGTGAAACTAAAAATCAGCCAGTGGCCAAATCTGAGATGTCTTCACATCAAGGTGTAGTCGCTCCTTGTTCCAGAGTGTCTGGTCCGCGGGTTATTTATGTGTGCAGTGATGGGCTACGCCTGCAGGGAGAGCTGTTCTCTGTGGGATCGGGGTCTCCTTACGCATACTCAATCCTGGACAGCAGCGTTTATTGGGGAATGAGCATAGAGGAGGCTGCTTCAGTTGCCAGGGAGGCCGTGTACCGTGCCACACACAGAGATGCATACTCAGGAAATAATGTGGATCTCTACCATGTTACTGCCAAAGGATGGAGGCGCAGAGAGAGGGAGGATTTGAAAGAGGAGTATTACAGAGAaaaggagagggagagaaagagggtagcagaaagaaagagggaaaagGAGAGCAATGGTTAAAATtaagtttgtaatttctgtgtcACTAGCACCACCAAAGGAATCACAAAAACATAGattgttttcagacaggtttcccaaacaccagacagtcccaccccaaactttcGAGCCGGTCAGTATTctcaaataaactaataaaagtTTTAATTGTGACACAGGAAATTCAATCAAATGACTTAtgtatagttgtctttgcatattaagctgagttAGGAGgatcatgtcattcaaaacctacATGATATTTGCTTGCAGAACAAAAGGAGGTGTTTAGCAGAATCTTCGAACAAGTAATTTGGATcacttttattgtactttttgGATTTTTGAAAGGTATTTCTGGAGCTTAACAGCACTGATCTCCATTCTCTTTTCTTTCAGTTTGGTCACTCTGCTAAACATCATTCCAATTTTGATATTTCATGATTTTCCATGATGGCGGTAACCATTaagtaaatgaaaacaaaattgcatttttgggtgatctattcctttaattgttgtttttacaacagtTACTGTAAATTTAGGTAAATGTAGCCCCTCTTAATGTCTTATGAGCAAGGTTGGGAACTCAGAACTTTGTTCTTCACtaagagccaaaaagaagttcgaaacagcagAGCAACggcatactgtttgtgaacattcagacaccagcacaagataatgtgtaatttgtaatgtttaccttgtgCATTTATGGTGCTAATGCGCTAGCATGATAAacacggccataatatgcgccgattacacttttttttaaatttatgatGGCTCTGATACTACTGCCAAGATGGaagtataaaagagtgttaatgggtcgaatacagacaaaagaatgatgagtTGAGAGGCAtttcttactttgggcagatgtgtgaatggttttCGGATGCAGACAGGACATGAGTTAAAATATATCTATgcgaacgatcatacagatgtagatAAGTTTCCACTTGCTCAATAATAACTGCCTGCTGGTTTTCATGttgactgaatgggaattagctgttggattcaaagtaggtggagctccaggtcacacctaccaatgacgtggaccaatggcagtaagaagatgTTTGGCAGCCGTTACTACGTTTTCCTGAAGGTTCGtactggcgagctgttacgaaccattTATAAGCCGGTTCCTTTTAAGTGAATATGACTTTTGTCATTTCGAGTTCAAAGttaaccaagaactgttaccGTGTTGTGTAGTTATAACACATTATACTCATTATACTTAAGCTAAACGTTCCTCACACTTTCATCAGGCAgtacagttactgactggttgtttgAATGAAAATGTGAAGTTAGGATAGGCCTACAGAgttttgttataataataataataataataataataataatatatatatatatatacactatattgccaaaagtattcgctcacccatccaaataattgaattcaggtgttccaatcacttccatggccacaggtgtataaaatgaagcacctaggcatgcagactgcttctacaaacatttgtgaaagaatgggccgctctcaggagctcagtgaattccagcgtggtactgtgataggatgccacctgtgcaacaagtccagtcatgaaatttcctcgctactaaatattccacagtcaactgtcagtggtattataacaaagtggaagcgattgggaatgacagcaactcagccacgaagtggtaggccacgtaaaatgacagagcggggtcagcggatgctgaggcgcatagtgccaactttctgcagagtcaatcactacagacctccaaagttcatgtggccttcagattagctcaagaacagtgcgtagagagcttcatggaatgggtttccatggccgagcagctgcatccaagccatacatcaccaagtgcaatgcaaagcgtcggatgcagtggtgtaaagcacgctgccactggactctagagcagtggagacgcattctctggagtgacgaatcacgcttctccatctggcaatctgatggatgagtctgggtttggcggttgccaggagaacggtacttgtctgactgcattgtgccaactgtgaagtttggtggaggggggattatggtgtggggttgtttttcaggagctgggcttggccccttagttccagtgaaaggaactctgaatgcttcagcataccaagagattttggacaattccatgctcccaactttgtgggaacagtttggggatggccccttcctgttccaacatgactgtgcaccagtgcacaaagcaaggtccataaagacatggatgagcaagtttggtgtggaagaacttgactggcctgcacagagtcctgacctcaacccgatagagcacctttgggatgaattagagcgaagactgcgagccaggcattctcgtccaacatcagtatctaacctcacaaatgcgcttctggaagaatggtcaaaaattcccataaacacactcctaaaccttgtggaaagccttcccagaagagttgaagctgttatagctgcaaagggtgggccgacgtcatattaatccctatggattaagaatgggatgtcacttaagttcatacgcgtctaaaggcagatgagcgaatacttttggcaatatagtgtatatatatatatatatatatatatatatatatatatatatatatatatatgaattcatGAAATATGTTAGCAAATTTTTTGTttg
The genomic region above belongs to Myxocyprinus asiaticus isolate MX2 ecotype Aquarium Trade chromosome 28, UBuf_Myxa_2, whole genome shotgun sequence and contains:
- the psmb11b gene encoding proteasome subunit beta type-11b; translated protein: MALQDVCGLHNPPMFPQWSAPLSQSFMPEHSTHLLGGGDTFCTWLLGRGSLSPLEFHIPVAAYLTESPIKFGQTSLTSSSINLFTVEDLNPSLPVISLPTPTPYSISPSVPLPFTLSHGTTTLGFVFQGGVIAAADTRSSCSGLVACPASPKVLPIHSHLVGTTSGTSADCALWKRILARELRLYQLRHHRRLSTGGAAKLLSHMLHPFKGTELCVAATLCGWDGDEETAVGASQPFTTCETKNQPVAKSEMSSHQGVVAPCSRVSGPRVIYVCSDGLRLQGELFSVGSGSPYAYSILDSSVYWGMSIEEAASVAREAVYRATHRDAYSGNNVDLYHVTAKGWRRREREDLKEEYYREKERERKRVAERKREKESNG